From the genome of Brassica oleracea var. oleracea cultivar TO1000 chromosome C4, BOL, whole genome shotgun sequence:
GTTCGTTTATTTAAGTGCTACAAAACCTGAAATATGAAAATTAGGGTTGAAACGCCCATGAGCATTTCAAGTTTTTGAAAGCAAACCTTTGGATTTAGATTTTAGACTCTTGAGAGCAGAAGTTTGGATTCGGACGTATAATTCCAAACGGGCTTAAATGGATATATTAAGACCCTTACATTATATATGGCCTCTGGCCCATTTATTTCATTTAGACTCCTGCTAAAAGTTGAAACATTCCATGATGGAAGATGATTAATAACTAGTTTTCTCCTCAATTTTAAAAGCTTGGTCAGTTGATAAAACTAGTAGAGTTGTGGATAGGCCTGGGCGTTCGGGTACCTCTTCGCGTTCGGGTCGGGTTTTTCGGATTTCGGTTTTTTTTATAACACCTTATAGGTCTCATTCTAGTAAATTTGCAAGTACGGGTCGGGTTCGGATATAACACATCGGGTTCGGATCGGTTTTGTATCACATCATAGAACCCATAAAGTAATCATATATCATTCGGATTCAGGTTATATTGGATTGGTTCGGATATACCCGAAATAAAATCTAAAATTTTAAAGTAAAACATAAGAAATATATATTTATTTATGTATAATTAAGTATTTAAAGTAGTTATTTATATTTTAAATACTTAGTTAGATAACATATCAAAATAAATATGAAATTGAATATTTGAAGTATATATTCATGTTTCATATAATTATATTGTATATTATTTTGGACATTCAGATCGGTTTCTTCGGATATCTTTTCGGATTTTTTGGTTTTTTTGGATTTTCGGGTTATCCGTTCGGGTTCGGATATGTTTTGTACCACCTTACAAGATCTATTCGGATATTTTCTACATTTCGGACCGGATACGGATCGGGTTCGGTTCGGATTTCGAGTTACGGATATTATGCCCAGGCCTGGATGTGCAACTTATTTTATCTATTTTAATAACCTGTCAATTACACACTAATGTAATATTCAATAAGAAATAAAACTCTATTACGGCCCAGGAAAGTATACAATCCATATGAAAATGACAAGGGGATAAGCATTATGAAGAATATTCCTAGTATTTTTACATTATATAACATGGTACAACCACACACGGCATGCTAACAATTCAACTAGGTCTTAATTTATCAGAAAACAATAAAAAAAACGTTTCGATCTTATATAAAATTAGTCTTTTGAAGATCTTTTCTCATCTGTATTCCAAGACAGCAAATACTTTAATATATTGAAAAAACAATAATAATAATATAATTTTTGAAATAATATCGAATTTACCAATAAACGTATATATTCTCAAGTTTAGATAATTTTATATAATTAATTAGGAAACTGTTTTTTTTTTCTGTTATCTAAATCAAAATCATTTTTTTTACCGACCAGAACATAACCGGGCCGAACCGGGACCAGCTATGTTCTTTTCCCCGGGCGGGAATAAAATAAGGTGTGAGTAAAGAGACCGCGTGCAATATCAGTCTACGAGTCGGTGTACCAATCTCATCTGTATTTCTATTCTTAATCTTACTAATAAGTACACGTGTCATCAATCCATCAAAGCGAGACCATCCCAAAACCCGCCAACATATAAACACTACCGTGCGCCTGCACACACCGGAACATCATCTATCTTCTCCTATACTCTGTTTCGCTCTGTAGAGTCAGTCAATAAAGTCAATCCCTTTTGGATTCGCTGCTTGTTGGTCTGGTGAATTCTTATCTTCCTCTTCGTTATTGTTTCTCCGGATTGTTTATTGCGATAAAGTCGAGACCTTTGAGCTTTGGGAGGAGATGGCTTTGGTGACTCCAATTCCAGCAATGGAGGAAAGAGCCGGATCCATGAGATTCCACGGGATGGGTAGCCCCGGAGCGAGGTCAAGCAGGAGCGGTGCTACGGAAGAGCCCCTCTCGCGGCTGATCGAGGAGAAGATCTTCGTCGCGGTGGGTAAAGACGTGGCGAAGAGCAAGTCTACGCTCGTCTGGGCGTTGCAGAACACCGGAGGGAAGAAGATTTGTCTCGTTCATGTTCATCAGCCCTCCCAAATGATTCCAGTTAGTAAGTGTATATCCTTTTAAACCTTGCTTTCGTGTGTTTATGGAATCAAAGGTAGAGCCTTTTTTTTAGGTTTTGTGGTGATTGAGATCATAACGTTGAATCTTTTGCCTAGTGGGCGCCAAGTTTCCTGTTAGTTCGGTGAAGGAGGAAGAGGTTAGGGTGTTCCGGGAGAAAGAAAGGGAGAAAGTGCATATGGTTCTAGACGAGTATCTTCGTATATGTCAGCAGAGAGGGGTATGTATGTAAATGTATGGATTCTTTATGAGATAGTGTATGATGAGATCTTGATAAGTCAATTATGATTGTAGGTGAGGGCAGAAAAGATGTTTATTGAAATGGAATCGATCGAGAATGGAATTGTGGAACTGATCTCGGAGCTGGGGATCAGGAAGCTTGTCATGGGAGCTGCAGCTGATAAACACCACTCAAAGTATATGCCACTTTGCTGATTAACATTGAATTGAATCACCTCTTGTGTTTAATTTTGGCTTTCACTACTTATACAGGAGAATGACAGAGCTTAAGTCAAGGAAAGCCATCTTCGTGTGCCGAGAAGCTCCTGCTCTTTGTCAAATATTGTTTACTTGCAAAGGTTACTTAATACATACAAGGTTTGTGCTACTCCATTTTTTTCTCATCTTTAACCAAATCCTTAGATCTCAAGTCAAGCATGTGTAATCGCTGTAGTAATTTTTAAACACTTTTCTTCTTACTAATCTTCAAAATAGATTTTGACAATGTTCAAAATACTTTATTACTGATCAAAATCGGTCTAGGCAGCGCCTAGGCGTCCGTCTAGCCGGCAAGTCGGTCCTATCTGAAACGATTTTCTTAAAATCCGATCTATGATTCAAATTGGTTTAAACTGTTCTAAATCGGTTTAAACCGATTTAAATATGTTAAATTAATCAATAATATTATTACAAATATACAAATTTGTCTAATTTTTCTGTTTTGTATATCTAATTTTGATAATTTATCATAATAATTTTATAATTAAAATTAAAAACTAAAATATGTCATATAAATGTATAATATATATAAAATAAATTAATAATTTGCAAACGCTTATGCTTTGCCTAGGCCCCCGATAATCCGCCTAGTCGCTAGTCCTCTATAAAGCGCATAGTTACCGCCTAGCGATTTTTAGAACATTGTAATACTGATTAACCCTACAAATATTGTTTCGTTTTGAGTCTGATTTGCCTCCCAGGCGGGTCCGCATAGACCGATTTTTGGAACACTAATGACGGATATGTGACTGCTTATGACTTGAATTTAATGTGATATCATTTTCAGGGAAGCTGAGGATGACAGTGAATCAGAATATGCATCTCCGCGTCCTTCCATAACTGGAAGCGAGACACTTGAAGCTTTCTCTACACCGGAGTCTGAGCATCTTCATAGAACTGATTCACTTCACCGTTTAGGAAGCAATGGAAGTTCAACTGAACACAGTGGGAGGGTGTCGGATACTGATGAGGAGGAGACAGAACTTGACGGCAGTGGAGTAAGGGGAAGTGCAACAGTTATGAGTACAAAAGAACAGCGTTCTAACCACTCACCTCCCTCCAATTTTCCGGTATGTCCTGTACGTAGTTCCTAATGGTAAAAGCAATTTGATTTTGTATACCTTGCCTTCTCAGCTGTCCAGCAACTCTGTCCATCATTGCAGGATGGAGTCGATGGTTCATTTAACGGAAAGATCAGACAATCTACCTCAGAGGCTCAAAGTTCAAAACGAGAAGCTTTTGCAGAGACTCAAAGGCGTCAGAAAGCTGAAAAAAACGCACTTGATGCAATCAAAAAGGTGAGTTTCCTTGTCAAATGTAAATGATGAAAAGTCTTTGTAGGCTCATGGGTGGTGCTAATGATTATAGGCTAAACAATCAGAAACTGCTTATTCCGTGGAGTTAAAGCGAAGGAAAGACACTGAGATAGCAATAGCCAAAATAAAAGAGAGACTTGTAACAATAAAAAAAGAACAAGACGCTCTCATGAAAGAGCTTCAAAGAGCAATGGCGCAGAAAGAGATGCTTGAGAATCAAATAGCAGAATCTGACGGTACAATGGAAAAGCTAAACCAGAAACTCGACATAGCTGTGAAGCTGTTACAGAAGCTGAAAGATGAACGAGAGGAGTTGCAGACAGAACGTGACAGAGCGCTCAGAGAAGCTACCGAGCTAAGGAGCCGCGCAGAGACCTCCTCAACCTTACAGTCAACTGAGTACTTCACGCATTTTTTATTCTCCGAGATTGAGGAAGCAACTAACCGCTTTGATTCCACGCTGAAGATTGGTGGAGGAGGGTACGGAAGCATCTACGTTGGTGTACTGCGTCATACTCAGGTGGCTATCAAAATGTTGAATCCCAACAGTTCTCAAGGCCCAGTGGAGTATCAGCACGAGGTTGATGTGTTAAGCAAAATGAGACATCCAAACATCATCACTTTGATCGGAGCTTGTCCAGAAGGGTGGAGCCTTGTCTATGAGTATCTCCCCGATGGAAGCCTTGAAGACAGGCTTAGCTGCAAGGACAACTCTCCACCTTTGTCATGGCAAAACCGTGTACGCATCGCCACTGAGATATGCGCAGCGCTTGTCTTTCTCCACTCCAATAAATCAAACAGCGTTGTCCACGGTGATTTGAAGGCGGCGAGTGTCCTTCTCGATGCTAATCTCGTTAGCAAGCTGAGTGACTTTGGAAGCAATAGTGATGGGGAGGAGCTAACTCCGATGACAGATGTTTACGCGTTTGGGATTATATTACTACGCTTGTTGACAGGGAGACCTGCGTTAGGGATAGAGGATGAAGTGAAGGAGGCTCTTGAATCTGGAACACTGGTCGACCTTTTGGACCCTTTAGCAGGTGACTGGCCCTTTGTTCAGGCTGAGCAGCTTGCTCGCTTGGCGTTGAGGTGCTGTGAAGCTGTCAGTGAGAATCGTCCGGACCTTGCCACTGAAGTGTGGAGGGTGCTTGAACCTATGAGGGCTTCTAGCGGAGGATCTTCATCGTTTCATCTCGGCCGTAACGAGCAGCGGATAGCTCCTCCGTATTTCATTTGTCCCATTTTCCAGGTAAACTAATCTATTTTACAATTATGTTGTGTAGTCTAAAGGAGACTAAGCATGTTCTTCTTCTGTTTTTAGGAAGTGATGCAGGATCCACATGTAGCTGCAGATGGTTTCACGTATGAAGCAGAAGCTATAAGAGCGTGGCTGGACAGTGAACATGATACTTCGCCAATGACTAATGATAAACTCTCCCACACCAGCCTTATCGCTAACCATGCTCTTCGCTCTGCAATTCAGGAGTGGCTTCAACATCATTGCTGATATGAGATCCTTCAAAACTCTCAACCCCTGTTCACACAAAGTAATCTCTCATGTAAAAAAAAGGTTTTCTCATTTTCTGTGGGAGGCAACAGAGAGTGAATGAGATTAGCTTTTTGTTTTACTTATACGCATACATACAATCTCTCCATGGATAGCATATATATAGTATACTTTGTTAAGCACAATGTAAATTTTCCTTATTTGTCAGATATGAAGAGGCTTGTGAAATTCGTATGTGTATATTTTATATATGCTTTATATTGTTTGTGAGAGTAGAACTGCCACTAGGCACTGGCTCCACATTTACTGAATAAGCAACTCTCGTGTAAGTCTTGTTTTCCTTGTTGGAGAAGTTAGTTTGGCTTTGTTTTAATAAGATAGACGATCATAAATAAACTCTTAAAAACCTTAGCCAGTAAGGTCAGGTCATTAGGAAGTGGTTGGCAGCTAGGGCCACAACTGTAGCAAGCAAATCTAGAAAAGGCTGATAGTATTCTACTGCAAGTTCTTTGAAGTCTTGTGAAGTCCAGTTCGTGTCTTGGATCATTATTCCTCATATGCTCCTCTTTTGACCAAGACAGAAACCGATAACATACAAATCAAAGATATAAAAGGTACCACCATCTCAAAATATTGTACTTTTGTTATAGAAAAAAAGAAAATAATATTCTATACTCTCCTCTGGACATTGATCAAGTCTTTTCCCAATATTATATGGTCGAATATTCGAAGGAACAGAGTCATGAGATGTGCAGCCAGCCACTGGTTTATGATAGTGCAGAGAAAACTCTCTGTTAAAAGTTTCTCCAGACTAAAAACTTTGTCTCCTCTCCTTTTCTCAAGAAGATCAACATTGTTCTCACAGGGCTATGGAGGAAGAAGCAGCCAGTAATAATCAGATACTAGATGAGAAAATCTACGTTGCAGTTGGGATAAACGTATGGAGGAACATATCAAACCTCTTGTGGGCATTGAAAAACTCCCAAGGAAACAGAATCTGCATCCTTCATATTCACCACCCATCTCCAACCATTCCTCTCTGTAAGTGTTATCTCTAAGACTTTTAAAGGAATTGATTGACTTCTTAATACTTGTTCACTTTTTGTATCCAAGTGGGAACCAGATTTGAAGCTTCAACGGTAGATGAGGAGTCACTGAGAGCATACAGAGAAAAAGAAAAGACGAAGATAGATAAGATTCTACAAAAGTACCTGAGTATTTGTCTTTATAAAGGGGTAAGTGAGTACATAATGTGACTCAGTTTTCTCCATTTTTAAAAGAAGAGATTGATTGTGTTTTTTTTTTTTCTTGTTTTGTAGGTTCAGGCAGAGAAGCTGTGTATAGAGATGGACTCAATTGGGAAAGGGATTGTGGAAACCATATACCAACATAGGATCAGGAAGCTTGTTATGGGAGCTGCTGCAGATAA
Proteins encoded in this window:
- the LOC106342344 gene encoding U-box domain-containing protein 33 yields the protein MALVTPIPAMEERAGSMRFHGMGSPGARSSRSGATEEPLSRLIEEKIFVAVGKDVAKSKSTLVWALQNTGGKKICLVHVHQPSQMIPVMGAKFPVSSVKEEEVRVFREKEREKVHMVLDEYLRICQQRGVRAEKMFIEMESIENGIVELISELGIRKLVMGAAADKHHSKRMTELKSRKAIFVCREAPALCQILFTCKGYLIHTREAEDDSESEYASPRPSITGSETLEAFSTPESEHLHRTDSLHRLGSNGSSTEHSGRVSDTDEEETELDGSGVRGSATVMSTKEQRSNHSPPSNFPDGVDGSFNGKIRQSTSEAQSSKREAFAETQRRQKAEKNALDAIKKAKQSETAYSVELKRRKDTEIAIAKIKERLVTIKKEQDALMKELQRAMAQKEMLENQIAESDGTMEKLNQKLDIAVKLLQKLKDEREELQTERDRALREATELRSRAETSSTLQSTEYFTHFLFSEIEEATNRFDSTLKIGGGGYGSIYVGVLRHTQVAIKMLNPNSSQGPVEYQHEVDVLSKMRHPNIITLIGACPEGWSLVYEYLPDGSLEDRLSCKDNSPPLSWQNRVRIATEICAALVFLHSNKSNSVVHGDLKAASVLLDANLVSKLSDFGSNSDGEELTPMTDVYAFGIILLRLLTGRPALGIEDEVKEALESGTLVDLLDPLAGDWPFVQAEQLARLALRCCEAVSENRPDLATEVWRVLEPMRASSGGSSSFHLGRNEQRIAPPYFICPIFQEVMQDPHVAADGFTYEAEAIRAWLDSEHDTSPMTNDKLSHTSLIANHALRSAIQEWLQHHC